A single genomic interval of Theropithecus gelada isolate Dixy chromosome 16, Tgel_1.0, whole genome shotgun sequence harbors:
- the PSMB6 gene encoding proteasome subunit beta type-6 isoform X2, with translation MAATLLAARGAGPAPAWGPEAFTPDWESREVSTGTTIMAVQFDGGVVLGADSRTTTGSYIANRVTDKLTPIHDHIFCCRSGSAADTQAVADAVTYQLGFHRSSLFKEMCYRYREDLMAGIIIAGWDPQEGGQVYSVPMGGMMVRQSFAIGGSGSSYIYGYVDATYREGMTKEECLQFTANALALAMERDGSSGGVIRLAAIAESGVERQVLLGDQIPKFAIATLPPP, from the exons ATGGCGGCCACCCTACTAGCTGCTCGGGGAGCCGGGCCGGCACCGGCTTGGGGGCCGGAGGCCTTCACCCCAGACTGGGAAAGCCGAGAAGTCTCCACTGGG aCTACTATCATGGCCGTGCAATTTGACGGGGGCGTGGTTCTGGGGGCAGACTCCAGAACAACCACTGG GTCCTACATCGCCAATCGAGTGACTGACAAGCTGACTCCTATTCACGACCACATTTTCTGCTGTCGCTCAGGCTcagctgctgatacccaggcagtAGCTGATGCTGTCACTTACCAGCTCGGTTTCCACAGGT CCAGCCTCTTTAAGGAGATGTGTTACCGATACCGAGAAGACCTGATGGCGGGAATCATCATCGCAGGCTGGGACCCTCAAGAAGGAGGGCAG GTGTACTCAGTGCCTATGGGGGGTATGATGGTAAGGCAGTCCTTTGCCATTGGAGGCTCTGGGAGCTCCTACATCTATGGCTATGTGGATGCTACCTACCGGGAAGGCATGACCAAGGAGGAGTGTCTGCAATTCACTGCCAATG CTCTCGCTTTGGCCATGGAGCGGGATGGCTCCAGTGGAGGAGTGATCCGCCTGGCAGCCATTGCAGAGTCAGGGGTAGAGCGGCAAGTACTTTTGGGAGACCAGATACCCAAATTCGCCATTGCCACTTTACCGCCCCCCTGA
- the PSMB6 gene encoding proteasome subunit beta type-6 isoform X3, whose product MAATLLAARGAGPAPAWGPEAFTPDWESREVSTGTTIMAVQFDGGVVLGADSRTTTGSYIANRVTDKLTPIHDHIFCCRSGSAADTQAVADAVTYQLGFHSIELNEPPLVHTAASLFKEMCYRYREDLMAGIIIAGWDPQEGGQVYSVPMGGMMVRQSFAIGGSGSSYIYGYVDATYREGMTKEECLQFTANAFSFYPQLSLWPWSGMAPVEE is encoded by the exons ATGGCGGCCACCCTACTAGCTGCTCGGGGAGCCGGGCCGGCACCGGCTTGGGGGCCGGAGGCCTTCACCCCAGACTGGGAAAGCCGAGAAGTCTCCACTGGG aCTACTATCATGGCCGTGCAATTTGACGGGGGCGTGGTTCTGGGGGCAGACTCCAGAACAACCACTGG GTCCTACATCGCCAATCGAGTGACTGACAAGCTGACTCCTATTCACGACCACATTTTCTGCTGTCGCTCAGGCTcagctgctgatacccaggcagtAGCTGATGCTGTCACTTACCAGCTCGGTTTCCACAG CATTGAACTGAATGAGCCTCCACTGGTCCACACAGCAGCCAGCCTCTTTAAGGAGATGTGTTACCGATACCGAGAAGACCTGATGGCGGGAATCATCATCGCAGGCTGGGACCCTCAAGAAGGAGGGCAG GTGTACTCAGTGCCTATGGGGGGTATGATGGTAAGGCAGTCCTTTGCCATTGGAGGCTCTGGGAGCTCCTACATCTATGGCTATGTGGATGCTACCTACCGGGAAGGCATGACCAAGGAGGAGTGTCTGCAATTCACTGCCAATG CTTTCTCCTTTTATCCACAGCTCTCGCTTTGGCCATGGAGCGGGATGGCTCCAGTGGAGGAGTGA
- the PSMB6 gene encoding proteasome subunit beta type-6 isoform X1 translates to MAATLLAARGAGPAPAWGPEAFTPDWESREVSTGTTIMAVQFDGGVVLGADSRTTTGSYIANRVTDKLTPIHDHIFCCRSGSAADTQAVADAVTYQLGFHSIELNEPPLVHTAASLFKEMCYRYREDLMAGIIIAGWDPQEGGQVYSVPMGGMMVRQSFAIGGSGSSYIYGYVDATYREGMTKEECLQFTANALALAMERDGSSGGVIRLAAIAESGVERQVLLGDQIPKFAIATLPPP, encoded by the exons ATGGCGGCCACCCTACTAGCTGCTCGGGGAGCCGGGCCGGCACCGGCTTGGGGGCCGGAGGCCTTCACCCCAGACTGGGAAAGCCGAGAAGTCTCCACTGGG aCTACTATCATGGCCGTGCAATTTGACGGGGGCGTGGTTCTGGGGGCAGACTCCAGAACAACCACTGG GTCCTACATCGCCAATCGAGTGACTGACAAGCTGACTCCTATTCACGACCACATTTTCTGCTGTCGCTCAGGCTcagctgctgatacccaggcagtAGCTGATGCTGTCACTTACCAGCTCGGTTTCCACAG CATTGAACTGAATGAGCCTCCACTGGTCCACACAGCAGCCAGCCTCTTTAAGGAGATGTGTTACCGATACCGAGAAGACCTGATGGCGGGAATCATCATCGCAGGCTGGGACCCTCAAGAAGGAGGGCAG GTGTACTCAGTGCCTATGGGGGGTATGATGGTAAGGCAGTCCTTTGCCATTGGAGGCTCTGGGAGCTCCTACATCTATGGCTATGTGGATGCTACCTACCGGGAAGGCATGACCAAGGAGGAGTGTCTGCAATTCACTGCCAATG CTCTCGCTTTGGCCATGGAGCGGGATGGCTCCAGTGGAGGAGTGATCCGCCTGGCAGCCATTGCAGAGTCAGGGGTAGAGCGGCAAGTACTTTTGGGAGACCAGATACCCAAATTCGCCATTGCCACTTTACCGCCCCCCTGA